One segment of Setaria viridis chromosome 4, Setaria_viridis_v4.0, whole genome shotgun sequence DNA contains the following:
- the LOC117851642 gene encoding protein SMALL AUXIN UP-REGULATED RNA 51, which yields MAIKKGGAAAAGLKQILRRCSSLGRRQQQQQQQHSGYEEEEEEYGEEEAAGLPSDVPRGHFAVYVGERRRRFVVPIALLDRPEFRSLLRRAEEEFGFAGAGAGGILVLPCEEVAFRSLTSALACGGAR from the coding sequence ATGGCGATCAAgaagggcggcgcggcggcggcggggctgaaGCAGATCCTGCGGCGGTGCTCGAGCCTGGGTCGccgtcagcagcagcagcagcagcagcacagcgggtacgaggaggaggaggaggagtacggcgaggaggaggcggcggggctgccGTCGGACGTGCCCCGTGGCCACTTCGCGGTGTAcgtgggcgagcggcggcgccggttcGTGGTGCCCATCGCGCTGCTGGACCGGCCCGAGTTCCGCTCCCTGCTGCGCCGCGCCGAGGAGGAGTTCGggttcgccggcgccggcgccggcggcatccTCGTGCTCCCCTGCGAGGAGGTCGCCTTCCGCTCCCTCACCTCCGCACtcgcctgcggcggcgcccggTGA